From the Lathyrus oleraceus cultivar Zhongwan6 chromosome 3, CAAS_Psat_ZW6_1.0, whole genome shotgun sequence genome, the window GACAGTGAACCCGAATTCATGGGGCTTTAAACAAAAACGGTATTTTTCAACAGAAACGACGATTCTCCCTGCCGTGCCTACCAAAAACCAATTCTAATCATTCTCTGACATGGTGGTGAGTTACAAGATCGTAAAATCGTACGGGCCTATAAGTAGGATCGCGATTTTGACTACCATGCTTATATCTAAGACATAAGCTTCGCGTGACATGCCAACTTCCATCTAAACAGTCTTAGAAAGTGACTGAGCAAGCTATTTGTTCTTAGCTTGAAAACGAAACAACAAAATCAGCTACATACACGGGTTGCATTATTCAACATGCGTATTACTTGCATGTATGTAAACCCATTATATAGAATTGCACCCCAAAGTGGCATGTAAAATGTAATAAAATGAACTTCTTGCATAGATAAAGGAACATACTTTTAGATGACAGGTAAACGAAAAATTGTAGATGTGGAATCCAAAGTTTCAGAAACATTGGCATGTTGTTAGTCTGCTATCTTTATATTTAGTTTTAGGGAACTGCCATTATCCCAGACAGGTGTATGGCCAAGGTCCCGAAGTGAGTAATCACTGCAGCTAGAAATTGTTTTGGTTCTTGCATGATAAATTTTTTAGTTCTTGTATTTGTTACATATTAACTATAAATTTTTCTGAATTGATGATCAAATATTGATTTTAGTCATGTGATATGTCACGTAAACATCTTGCAACGCTGACACTGTCACGTATATAACAGAAAAAAAACTTCCACGTTACAAAGTCAAATCGGTTCCTCCTAACCCTGAGTCGATTCCTATTAAAGTGACATTGGTCATATTTAGAAGGCTTAAAAACTTATTTAATTCTAATAAATAATAATTAGAAAAAATAATTCAATGgtgataaaaaaataaaaatatatttatatattaacAAATTATCTCTTTCTCTCCCGTGACTAATCAATTCCATATATcttaaaagaaaaatatttaaaaaatattagTTTTGATTAGAATTGTTCTAAGAATCATGATTCTCTTAAATTATTTTGTactattatttttttatgaacattGTTATTATTGTTACGTAGTCTATTTAAAAAGGTAACAAttttatcatttatttaaagtgaatagaatataatataatttaaatataaaaaaattatttaagaATGAAAAGAACTAATTTTTGTACTAAGAATCATAAATTTCTTAAAGAATAATTTATAATCACGTTTTACTCAAAActaatattttttaaatatttctTTCAAATTGAATAGTTATTTGAgagaaataaataaattattagTATATAGATATTATTTTCATGAGGCAGTACATATAAATATATGTATATGAAATAGATTGcttaaaaataatattttattaattacTTGGTTCATAAGATATCTATATATGAAATTATTTAATCATGTGAGGAAATACCATATTTTGTAATGCAGCTTTTTTTAGGCATCAGGTTTAAAGAAAAAATCAAAGGTTATAAATGAATATAATAATTTCATTGGTGTAATTTGATCTCAGAATCTATTGTCATCAAGTGTAAATTTGAAACTCTTTTGCATTAAATTTTAATGATTAATAGAATTGAATCAAACAATCttattaattatatatatatatatatatatatatatatatatatatatatatatatatatatatatatatatatatatcctaAAAAATGGGTAATTTATTGGGTTTGATTTATTCCTAATATTGGTTGAGATTTGATATAAATCTTATCATATATCTTAAGCTTTAATAGAATTGAATATATTAAATGAAATaagaaaaaaaatgatatttCTTTTTTAATATATTACTTATATAATTGTTTGATTTATTGATAATAATGATTGAGATTTTATGTAAAATAATTAGATTTATACTTGATATCACTATATCTTGAGTGAGATTCAACGTATTTCAAGATAAGTTTCTTTAACTTACTCACAATCACAATTTTTAATTGAATATATTTTAATGATTAAATtaccattttattttattaaatcaTTCGATTAAATATAATTTAAAGACTATAATTTGAAATAAActaaaaatatataattattttttagAGGAAGTTGAAACTTAATATATATATTTGGTGACTATATTTGATTCACTATTATTTAGCCAAAAGAGTAGGTTAGATATTTGTtagaaaaaaataaatttatttaattatcaaatttaatttaaaaaaatttgatttgttatttttaatagaaagtattgaattttattaattattattattatttgaaataTTTTGTTTGCGATTTCTTTTTTTGTGTGGGtaatttttttaaatatcaagaaatttatttatttttatttttatttttattaaaattatgTGGCTTTGCTATTCTTTCATCAAGGTGACCATTAAAAAAAATCGCTCCACCTCATTTTTATTTTAGTGACATAAAGAAAAAACTCTTTTTATTAGGATTGTCTTTTTGCTAATTATGGAtgtattatttattaaaataaatattagATGTTTTTTATTTTTAGATTTGTTTTATTTAATCCTCATTGTGTTGAATAATGATTTAAATATAGTTGGTTTTTTATATGAAGTTTTAAACTTTGATGTTTTCTTTCCTCTAACTTGAATTATATATTATGTAGTGGCAGTTATCAGAAACCTAATATATAGCCGCAAGTAACACAGTACACACGAATTACTAGAATTGTAAATGAAAAATTTATACGAAACATAGATGGCATCATACTACACATTTTGGATTCAAGATAATTATTAGTATTCTCTTAAAAAAAACTGACATAGTTGTACAAACTAACATAGATCATTTCGGGCTATTTCTTTCTAACAAAACATGAAAATGACTTTGCCTTCAAAAGTGACAACTTCAACTCCTATTCTACTATTGTACTGACAAATTAGTTTTCATTTTACTTTTATATCTGTTTTCTTGCTTTGAAAGTGATTATATGTCTAGCATATATTGTTTACTGTCTAGATAGGAAATTAGTTATTATAAGGGAAGAGTTACTATATATCAAGGCACCAAAATTTAGATGAAATGATCTAAACATTCTATTTATGAATGTCTTAGAGTGCTGAGTAATGTATTTGGAGGAAAAGTTCCTTTCTCTAACACATTAAATGGGCATGAGATTTTTCATTAGTAACTGGGATCAGGATTAATGCATAACAACACATAACAAACATTGTAACTTTTATGATTTAATCAGATGCAAGTCAGTCAGTTTGATCACAATTTCTTAAAACATGTGGTTCCATTCTACCACAGGTGGTCTTGCTTGTATGGGAATCTTTCCTGCATTGGTGTGGGTCAACTCCCCAGTTAGCTATATCTGACCCGTATATGATCAAGGAAGTGTGGATTACTAAATATGGAGAGTATGAGAAAGTTCCTTATAACCCACCAAGAAGTTTTAGAAGATGTTTTTGGAAAATATCATTATTTGAAAATAGTTTTTAAGTGTGTGCACGTGGATGTGAGTGTGTGTATGTGTACGTGCCTGTGCGTGTGCGTGACTTTAGTATTTTGAGAGCATTCGCTTGATTATACATTTAATCCTATAAGAAAATAAATAAGCAGAGAAAGCAAGGATCACCAACAATCTTTTTGCAGTTGGCATTTACTAGTGAAATTATTTAACTTTTGATTCTTTTGCACGTATTACCTGAAACCTCTTGCTTCACTTAATATTACATTTTGATCATATAGGAAGATAAATAAATAGACAAAGCAAGTATCtgttgaaatattaaacttgatttgggcctaattttattatttgattttggacttagttatttgggcttagtttatattggataatgtttctagaaaagtcttgtagtatttagagtatctagatatttcttaagattgtaatattttctagaatactctttgaatatctagagttgagaactctctagaattagtgtgtctagagttctccttagagtactataaatagagatgtaatccaacacttttgaatcaagcaaaaatacaaagttctctcttccataaataattctCCTACCTACCAAACTTTTATTCAAGCCTCTAATATTCCCACACACTTTCTCTAAACACAAAGAGTTTATTTTCCAACAAAGTGGCATCAGAGCTTCAAGGTCCTAAAAAAATGGCGAATGGAGGTTTCCCTTTTCAAATGCCGATGCTCACAAAGAACAACTATGACAATTGGAGTATCAAGATGAAGGCGCTACTAGGAGCTCAAGATGTGTGGGATATCGTTGAGAAAGGCTTCAATGAGCAAGATGAAGCCTCGCTAAGCCAAGGTGTAAAGGAGACATTGAGGGAGTCAAGAAAGAGAGACAAGAAAGCTCTCTTCCTCATTTATCAATCGGTGGATGAAGATACATTTGAGAAGATCTCCAACGCAACGACGGCCAAAGAAGCATGGGACAAACTTCAAACTTGCAACAAAGGAGTGGAACAGGTGAAAAAGATTCGTCTTCAAACTCTTAGAGGTGATTTTGAATGTTTATTTATGGAAGAGTCCGAGTCAATTTCTGATTATTTTTCTCGAGTATTGTCCGTAGTCAATCAACTTAAAAGAAATGGTGAAGATATTGATGAGGTAAAAGTCATGGAGAAAATATTTCGCACTTTAAATCCAAGTTTTGACTTCATTGTTACCAACATTGAAGAAAACAAGGATTTAAAGACCATGACTATTGAGCAACTCATGGGTTCCTTACAAGCATAcgaagaaaaacaaaagagaaaaattaaaCAAAAGGAGGCTATGGAGCAACTACTACAACTCAACATAAAGGAAGCAAATTATGCGAATTACAAGAGCCAAAGAGGACGAGGTCGTGGCTAAGATCGTGGGCGTGGACGAGGACACGGAGGAGAAGGAAGAGGCAGTTACAATAACTACTCTAACAATGGAGAAAGAAGTTGGAATCCACAAGCAACAAGAGGTCGTGGAAGAGGAAATTCATGGTCGAGGTGTGACAAATCACAAATCAAATGCTTCAACTGCAACAAGATCGGTCACTATGCATCTGAGTGTAGATTCTCGAAGAAAGTTGTGGAGAAAGCTAACTTTGTAGAAGAAAAAGGCAGAGAAGAAGAAACTTTGTTGCTCGCGTGCCAAAACC encodes:
- the LOC127130209 gene encoding uncharacterized protein LOC127130209 — translated: MANGGFPFQMPMLTKNNYDNWSIKMKALLGAQDVWDIVEKGFNEQDEASLSQGVKETLRESRKRDKKALFLIYQSVDEDTFEKISNATTAKEAWDKLQTCNKGVEQVKKIRLQTLRGDFECLFMEESESISDYFSRVLSVVNQLKRNGEDIDEVKVMEKIFRTLNPSFDFIVTNIEENKDLKTMTIEQLMGSLQAYEEKQKRKIKQKEAMEQLLQLNIKEANYANYKSQRGRGRG